GGGTTGGGCTAAAGGCCTCTCAGCGCTGGGACAGCAGGGCCCAGGCCGAGGGGGGCCCTCGGCAGCAGTGGGCAGGAAGAATGAATGACTGCACACAGGAACTAATGAAGCAAGGATGTCATTTCTACAGACCCTGGGTGACTGGGGAAGCTTCCGCTCCCTTTCCGTGACCATCCCACTTCCAGCCCCATCCTGCTGGTAGCACCCTGGCTTTCCTTCAGGGTGTCTCTTCTCACCGGTGACAGCCCTGGCAGGATAGTCAGGCCTGGTGCTGACCCATTCTCAGACAAGTGGTGGGTGTGTGCCCCTTTCATAGCACAGAGCACCCCTCCTGGGATTCTGCCTGGCAGTGGGGAGGAGCCCGGACAGGCAGACTGGCTGGGGGACTCTGGAGAGACTGCCCTCTCCACAGCCTGGACCTCTATGGCTGCCCAACCCCAGCCATCAGTTTCAGGGTGTGGAGGCCGAGGGGACTCAGGTGAGCTGCCCAAACTTTAGTCACTGACATcatctctttaatttttactgctttaaTAATTTTCGTTAAATCAACCCACTTTTAAACTTAAATACACATTTAGAAAAAATGTTATACCCTTTGTATCACAGTCCAGATGAAAAAGCATTATCTCTGGCCACAAATAGAAGATGCCTGTGAAAACACAGGAACTTCTTACAAAGCGAGACAGTGTCCTGCAGAAGGCTCTGCCAAGGCCCATCTCAGTTCAAGTTCATTAGCGAGCACACTCCCGCTGTGTCAGCATTAGAATCCAGCCTTCAGGAAAACAGGCCTCCCTTCCCGGCCCTGCCTCACCTGCTGCTGGCTAAGTACCTCTGCAGAGACCAACGCCCAGCTTCTGGCATGCTGCCCCAGGtgtgggcctgggctgggagaggaaaACAAACCCCTAACGCCTCCCAGTCTGAACCCACCCCAAGAGTGGGCCCCCAGGGGTCCTTGCAGCCAAAGCTGGGAACCAGGACTGAGGAATGCTGCCCAGGCCCAAGCAGGGAAGTGACAAGGGCGCTGCCCCAGTGCCTGCGCTGGACGAATCCCTTTACTGTTTGTACCCTTCCCGGTTCCACAGAGGGCTGAGGAAAGCCTGCAATTAGGACAGAAGGAAGGTGTAAACTCCCTGCAGTGAAGGCAGAGGCGGCGCTGGACCGTTAGGGGAGGCAGTCCGCACCACTCTGCGCTTCCGCCTGCCACCTGCCCGTATGCGCCTGGTGCCGGAGGCCAGCCCCGCTGAGTGCCCAGCACCTACATACGTTGGCTCTTTTATCCTGAAAATGGCCCactgtccctattttacagagcAAGAGCACCTGCCCATTCCCAGCACCCTTTACCCGGCAGTCTAGAGAAAGGTCACGAGAGGGGGAGTGCCCGTGGGCGCCGGTGCAGGCTGCTGTCACTCCGCCGAGTCTCCGAACGGGAGGCAACACCAGCTCCAGCCATACCTTTCCCCTCCCACCGCTTAGAGCCCTCagacctgggggcggggcctgagggtTCCTGCGTAAATGGGACCGGGGTATGGATCTGGGGGAGGCTTCCTAATGGAGATGTTCCGGAGAAGGGGTTCGGGGGCCCCGGCGCGCCGCCTCCACCGCAGCCGACGCGCACTCACGAAGACCCCAGCCTCGACCTACCTGAGGCGGCAGCCCCAGAGCGGCCCAAAGCCCGGGACGCGCCGGCCCACGCTGGGCCGCTGTCCCGAGACGGCGGGCGGGATCCCGGGGGCAGGTCGCCTGCCCCGCCCCCTCGCGGTGCTGGTGGCGGCGGCGGCTGATGCGGCCCCTTTAAATCCGGGCCGCCCCGCCCTGCGCCGCCGACTCCGCGGCGGCCCCGTATCCAGGCCGGGCCGCGGCTCTCgccgcccagcccagcccagcgcgGCCCGGCCCGACCCGGCCAGCCCCGCCGCGGAGCCGAGGCCGCGCGCGGCGCCCggccggcccccgccccgcccggcccgggCCCGCAGCTCCCCCGCCCCGGGGCCGGGGCCCCCGCCGCCCCCTGgcccccgcgccccggccccggccccccgGGCCATGCGGCCTCGGCCCCGCCGGCGCCCCCCGCGCACCCGAGGAGATGAGGCTCCGCAATGGCCCCTTCCTGACGCTGCTGCTCTTCTGCCTGTGCGCCTTCCTCTCGCTCTCGTGGTACGCGGCGCTCGGCGGCCAGAAAGGTgagcccccggccccggccccggcccgccccgccccggccccgcacCTGGACGCCGGCCGCGCGAGGGGGTCCAGGGAGCGGCCGGAAGCCCACGCCGGCGCCCTTTCCCCGCCCGGGCGGTGCGGCAGGACGCCCCTCCCATGCTCGCCCCCACTTGTTTGCTGCCGGAATCACGAAATTCTCCCCGGCCTGCACTGGGCGGCCTGGCCGAGCAGTCGGTGGGTGCCCCGTGCGGCACTCGGCCCGGCCACTGTGAGTACAGTGATGCCGAGGTTAGGGTGGCCGCTCCCACTGGCCAGCTGGGGACCTCAGAGTtctcagagagggacagagacacaAGGTCACGGAGGTGGCCGAGACTAGGTAGTCCCCAAGGTACCAGCTCCAGGCACCCGGGCAAGAGCAGGCAGTGTTTCCGAGACAGGTGTGAGGGCGCAGCCAGACATCCAGGCAgcaccctccaccccagcccgCTGCGCCTGCTGCTCCCTGGGAACTCTGCAGCCCTCCTCCAGGACATCTGGCCCCAGGCCTCCTCCAGAGAGACCTGGGTGCTGGGGAAGCCTTGCTgtggctgctggcctggggagggtgtggagggcTTCACGACCTGCCAGCCTGGCCCGGCCACCCGTTAACTTACTTTGCTATCTCACTGGGCCAtcgtccccccgccccccccccgcccccacgaAGTTTGGTCAGGTTGGCCAGTCCACTCCTGTGGCCCTCTGAGTTTAGCTAGCACacttggggcaggggcagcactGGCTGGAGTCTCTGGTGTTGGTGGAGGAGGCTGGAGCTAACGGGGGCCTTGGCCAACCGCTCTGGAGGCCTGGGCAGGCCCTGTCCACCCAGCCTGCAGTCCAGGAGGCACCGGGAAAAgctgcttccttcctgcccctggcCTTCCTGCAGGAAGCCGAAGCAGGATCCAGCTGAGGCCAGCTGCCCCCTGGCTCTCGCTTCCTGCTTCCCTGTTCCCCAGCACCACACTCAgtgaggctggggaaggagccGGAGCCTGCCTGATGCTCCAGGCTccagcctgccctgcccagcctaGCCTACTGCAGTCTTCCTGTTTGGGCGGAGGCCTGGCCTGCCCTTGGGGCTCCAGGGGCCCTAAGGGGACGCCCCTAGGGCTTGGCGCAGGGAGGGTATGGCTGGGGCAGAGTTCTCTATAGCTCTGTAGATGAGGTGTGTCACCCGAGGGAGGGTGTGGCTGGGGCAAAGTTCTTTCTAGGTGGGGTATGTCACCTGGGGAGTGGCATTTTGAACCCTTAGGAGAGTGGCCACATAAGCAGACTGGCACGGAGGCCAAGGGGGGGCCATATCCAATGGGCTGGGGCACATCTGTCCCGTTGTGGGTAAAGTGACAAGCCCTTGCACCCTGTCTTCAGCCAGGGCACAGTTCCTGTGTGCCTCCTGCAGCAGCCACGTGCCCTCAGCCTGATGTCAGGAGCTGAAACGCAGGGCCCCCACCAGGACACCATCTCTAGGAGCCTGGCTGGCCACAGGGAGCCAGTGTTCCAGAGCAGTGGAGTGAGGGGGATACCAGTGACTCCATTAGGGCCCACTCTCCATGAGGGGGGCCATCCAGGAGGCCAGCACTTTAAGGGCCTGGGGACAACAAGAACACTGCCGGCCAAAGAAGTGTGGGGTTCCTTGTTCCTGGGGTGTGGAAGCCCAGGAGCCTGTGAGGCATGGCAAGGGGGTAACCTGGGCTGTCCCTGTCAAGGGCTATCATTGTTTGCAGGGACTCAGTAGGGCCAGGTCTTTAGAGGCCTCAAGAGAATTCTGAATCTGGGCTCTCATGTGAATCCTTGTCATTCTTAGTACATCTGTAGACAACTGTAGTAAGCCCACAGAGAGGCCAGACTAGCCCTTGGCTCCCACTTTGCAGTGAGTGGGGGGCTCAGCATGCACCTGGCCTGGGCACCAGTACTTAGGGGAAGGGCAGAGAAACCTGGATGTGTAGGGAAGGGAGGAAGTGGGCAGggagccagagaggaaggaggcagcaggagcaggtGGCATCCTGGAAGCCCAGGGCCAAGGGCCAGGAAGGACAGACAGGCTTTGGCAAGACGGAGCCTGGATACAGGTTTGGGGCCGACTTTCACATCTCGCTTTGGGCCAAATTTGTGCAACAGCTCCACTAGTGCACAGACTGTGGCCCTCGGCCAAGCACCTGCTGAAGGCCCGTCCCCAGGGAGGACAGCACACCCTCCAGGGGGCCAGCCTTGGCCACATGACCCTCTCCAGTGTCCAGGCTGTCCCCTCTCCTCAGTCCTGGGCCAGGCTCACCACCCAAGCAGCCCAGACTTCAGCAATGATGGACACCCTACTTGATCACTGTGAGGGTAGGTGCAAGTGCTGGGGAGGAGGTAGCTGTCTGCCCCTCTTCACGCCCAGCCCCGCTTGTGGCTTAATGGCGTCCACTACGATGGCCACAGCTGCAGTCCTTCCCTGGGGCCAGCTGCACCTGGGACCAGGCCCTCacctcccccccgccccggggTAGGAAGGTGTGGATGGAAGAATCTAAGGTCCCCTCAGTTCTAGCTCCCAGAAACTTCTGCCCCACCCCGCAGAGGCCAGGAGCACCCCCGGTCTCTGCCCCTCCCATCACTTCATCCAGCCACCTAGCCCACAAAGGTTGTGGAGTGCCAGGACGGTCTGGCAGAGCCCCGGCATAAGGCTCAGCCCATGGGAGGTCACAAAACGTGAGTTTCTACCTTTGATAGGCACGGACAGAGTAGGCCCATGACCAGAGAAGCCAGGGACGAGGTTCAAACTGGGCACCTGGCAGGCAGGGCAGGAACAGGGGCGGCCTGCTGAGGGACAGGACCTGCAGTGTTCAGGGAAATGATAGAAGGGTCAAAGCCCTCGGAAGGAAGGCTAGAATAAGGAGCAGGCTGTGCCCAGGCCTCGGGGGTCAGGGTGCTTCAGGGAAGCAGTGCCCAGCACTGCCCACCCAGCCTGCCCACTGGGGCAGGCTAAGACTGCCAGGGAGGGGGAACAGGCGGCAGTGAGGCCTTCTCACTCTCCCCCTACTTCACAGGGGGCTGCCTTGGGCTTGGCCAGTGGTACAGGGGTTGCCCCTTCAGGAGTCAGTGGCTTCACTTCACTGTGGTGGGCATTGGGGAGCAATAGGCAGGTGGGTGGAGACTCAGCCACGCAGGAGGGAGGCCACCTGCAGTGTCAAAGAGGCTCTGCATTCCCTCCTGCTGGGCTTCAGCACCTCCAGTCCCCTCTCTGTCAGTGGCTGCTAGGTTAGGCAGGGGAGTGTCCGGGGTGGCTGGCTCCCATTCAAGGGGTCAGGTTTCCAGGATAACCTGGCCTTGGAACCTTGCGCAGAGCCTCGCGGATTGGGTAACCTGACCCCCTCCCACCCAGGTTCTGAGGCACAGGTGGCCTCTGCCTTTAGCCCCAGGCAggcagggagtggagggaggcTCGCAGGAGCTGGGTTTGGAATGCCTCTCGAGGATCcgcccttctccccctccctcctcctagGGGCTACCCTCTCCTCTTGCCCTGGACTTAGCACTGAGACCTTGAGACCTTGGCCCTCCAAGGCAGCTGCAGAAGGAGGTGTGGCCTGAGGTGACCAAACTTTGCCTTGGTTGTGACTTTTGGTGCACAAGGCATTCTGGAGGCTGTGACCCTACCAGGGACCAAGGAACAGAGCGCTGCCTGGAGTGGGAGAGTTCTGGAAGGCTTCCTAGACTTGGAGACTTTGACACCAGGCCTTGAAGGCTATGTGGCTATTCATTCAGcccagaagagaaaagggatcccAGGCGGAAGAGACAGCATGCGTGAAGGCACAGACAGTAGACAAGGGAAAGGAGTTGTGTGTGATGGCAGATGAAATGGGCAAAGTGAGATCAGAGAAGGTGTTGAGTGCACCTCAGGCAGGGTGTTGTTTGTGACATTCTTGCTCGCTGGGCCCTGTCAGACCAGTGGAGCCAGGTACTTGCACCCTGGGAATTCCTCTCCACCATCAGGCAGTCCTACCTCTGTGTTCTCCTGGCCCACCTGCACCCCTAATGCCCGCAGCTGAGGCCCAGCCAGAGGCTCTGACATAGGTCCCCCAGGGTAGCATGCAGGCCCTTTGAGGtggcccaggcccagcacaggTCTCCAGAGAAGGAGGCCTCAGGACATTCAGAGCTTGTGTCCCCTCTCTGCCCACTGACTCGCTGAGTGACCCTGGGCTCATTTCTCAACTTCATTTGTTCCTCTGAGTACTGGGGGCTGCAGCTGCAGCAGCCCCCCAGGGTGTGAGACTGGTGCCCTGTGCAGAATGAGCAACCAGGGACTGACTCTGAGGACAGTGATGGATAGGCCCGGGGCTCAGTCCTACTtggaggttgggggggggggggcgtccaGGGAGGTTATCTATCCCCAGAGGGTCTTGGGGATGGGGCTGCCTGTGATCTCcgtgaaggagggtggggagcaaAGTGCAGAGGctgagaggtgggagagaggaaggctggGGGCTAAAAAGCCCCTTGAGGAAGGCTGCGTCCTTGTGCCATGGATGGGACATTGGGTGTCCCACCTCCTGGAAGGAGCAGACGCTGTAAGAAGCAGCAAGAGGAGGCTTGGGGAGCCACTCGCTGGAGAGGATTCAGTCTGAGGCTGTTCCAGCCCCTGCTTAGGATTGTCTCACCTGGGGCTGAAAGTGATCCGGCAGACCTCCTGCTTCAGATACCTCCTCAAAGGAGAAAGTGTGGGGGGGGTGGATACTGGAGAGGGCTAATCTCCCCAGTGGAGGCTCTTCTCCCCCAAGTGTGAGTGTTGGTGACCCACCTGGAACATCAGGTAGAACAGATGTAGATGGGCTGTAGCACAGATGGGCTGCAAGTGTGTGTGCTGGCACACTCAAGGGGCAGCAGGCCAGCTCCAGGCTGACAGCGTGTGTACCACGCACAGGCGATGTGGTGGACGTGTATCAGCGGGAGTTCCTGGCGCTGCGGGACCGGTTGCATGCGGCTGAGCAGGAGAGCCTCAAGCGCTCCAAGGAGCTCAACCTGGTGCTGGACGAGATCAAGAGGGCCGTGTCGGAGAGGCAGGCACTGAGAGATGGGGACGGCAACCGCACCTGGGGCCGCCTAACTGGTGAGCGGCGTTGGGGCCCAAGCggcaggggaggtggggctgaCCGTAGGCCGGCTGTCTGACCCGTCCCCTTGCGACCCACCAGAGGATCCACGACTGAAGCCGTGGAACGTCTCACACAAGCACGTTCTCCACCTGCCCACCGTCTTCCACCACCTGCCGCACCTGCTGGCCAAGGAAAGCAGCCTGCAGCCGGCCGTGCGCGTGGGCCAGGGCCGCACCGGAGGTAGGGGCAGGGCCGGGAGGGGCCAGAGGCGGTCGGGGGGCCTTGCCGGCGCCCTGCCCAGTTTCGACCCTCCGCGCCCCTGCAGTGTCGGTGGTGATGGGCATCCCCAGCGTGCGGCGCGAGGTGCACTCTTACCTGACAGACACGCTGCACTCGCTCATCTCGGAGCTGAGCCCACAGGAGAAGGAGGACTCGGTCATCGTGGTGCTGATCGCCGAGGCGAGTGGGCTGGGGCGTGGGGTCGGGGGGACATTCAGAGGAGGAACACGGCACAAAATCacatgaaggagaaatgaaaacagagcaACATTCCAGAGGAAAAAGCTACGAGAAGTTCAGCCGTCAGTTTCATTCACAAATTTATCgttaaaaagaaacattgtaGCGCCCCCTCGTGGATATGCCAGTTACCTAGTTCGCCCTTCCCCCGCCCCGTGGACCCAGGTACCCCAAAGGGCTTTTCTGGAGGGACCCGTGGCCTCGAGGCCCAGCCTTACTTGGCCCTCAGGATGGGGGCTCACCCCCTCCGTGTGTAGGGCCATCCGAAGCTTGCCTCCTCCTCCCTAACTCCTTCTTCCAGGCCATGTGGGGAGGCAGCCAGCTTAGGGAGGGCACTTGGTCTCCCCACAGACTGACCCACAGTACACCTCGGTGGTGACGGAGAACATCAAGGCCTTGTGAGTACTGGCAGCCCCACAGAGCTAGTGGAGGGAGGGCCCTCTGCAGGGTGTGGGACAGGCAGGTGCCCGCCTCCCACACGCGATGTGCCTTTCCTCCGTGGGAAAGGGTGCTTCCCATCTTGGCTGTAAGGGGGTGGGTATGTAGAGGTGGCTCAGCCCCTCTGGAGCCTCACTGCCTCCGTAGGACAGGTGTGGTGTTGAGGGATGTCTGCCTGGTGGGCCTTAAGAAAGAGACTGGGTCTGGGTGGCTCAGCTCTGTCCCTGCTGCAGTCCCTGGGGGCTGCACACCCACTGTGCCTTCCTGTCCCCCAGGTTCCCCACGGAGATCCATTCCGGGCTCCTAgaggtcatctccccttccccccacTTCTACCCTGACTTCTCCCGTCTCCGAGAGTCCTTTGGGGATCCCAAGGAGAGAGTCAGGTAccagcaaccccccccccccatgctcTCAGCAGCTGGCCCACCTGTGCTGAGAACCCAATCTGTTGGTGTCTGAGTCCCAGGCACTTCCCTGCCAGTGCCTCTGTTTCTCCACTGGAGGACCGCcacctggggaggagggtggtAGTCACCCGGGAGGTGGAGGGGTCTGAGCTCCAGAGGCCCCTCCTGGCCCACAGGTGGAGGACCAAACAGAACCTCGATTACTGCTTCCTCATGATGTACGCACAGTCCAAGGGCATCTACTACGTGCAGGTCAGCCTGAGACCCtgcccccccacctccctgctgcTGGGCCTGGGTGGGGAGTCCAGCGCTACCCCGGGGCTATGCTGATTCCAAGCCCCTTCTGTCCACCACTGTGCAGCTGGAGGATGACATTGTGGCCAAGCCCAACTACCTGAGCACCATGAAGAACTTCGCGCTGCAGCAGCCCTCAGACGACTGGATGATCCTGGAGTTCTCCCAGCTGGGCTTCATAGgtgtgccacccccaccccaccccactgacCTGCCCAGAGCCTCTCAGTCCCGCCCACCTCCGCCTTTCTGTCCTCACCTCTCAGCCCCCTGCCCTTCACCCCAGCATCGTGCACTGTCATGCTGTCAGCCTTCGCCCAGATCGGACCCTGCATGGAGCACCCGGCGCAGCTCCTGGTCTGCTCCCACCCGCCCTCTGCATCGGGGATCTCTGCACTCACCATCCCCATTCACCCCTTTGTGCGCACGCCTGCCTGCAGCCAGCCCACAGGGTTTGCTGTGAGACCCTCCCCGGTGGCCCCCACAGGAACTAAGAGGAAGTAAAGCAGGGCAGAGCTGCCCACCCATTACCCCTTtccacccactcccacctccagggAAGATGTTTAAGTCGCTGGACCTGAGTCTCATTGTGGAGTTCATCCTCATGTTCTACCGGGACAAGCCCATCGACTGGCTTCTGGACCACATTTTGTGGGTGAAGGTCTGCAACCCTGAGAAGGACGCGGTGAGCAGGGCAGCGCAGAGGGGGCGGGGCGGTGGGGCATGCAGCCTCTAGCATGGACTGTGTCGGTGTCTCCGCGCATGACGCAGGGAGATGGCGCTGCTGCCGTAAGAAGCACTCGCCTGGAGGCAGGGCTGAGCTGAGCCCTAGGGTGTCACCCTTCCTCCGCAGAAGCACTGTGACCGGCAGAAGGCCAACCTGCGGATCCGCTTCAAGCCATCCCTCTTCCAACACGTGGGCACTCACTCCTCGCTGGCCGGCAAGATCCAGAAACTGAAGGTGAGCTCTTCCCCACTGGAACCTGGCCCGGGACCCGCAGAGCCCAGGCGGAGGCGGGGCGAGGGAGTGGCAGGGCGCGTCCAGGCCCACTCTGGCACTGCTGTCCCTCCTTGGTTGCAGGACAAGGACTTTGGGAAGCAGGCTCTGCGGAAGGAGCACGTGAACCCGCCGGCGGAAGTGAGCACCAGCCTCAAGACGTACCAGCACTTCACCCTGGAGAAGGCCTACCTGCGGGAGGATTTCTTCTGGGCCTTCACGCCCGCCGCGGGGGACTTCATCCGCTTCCGCTTCTTCCAGCCTCTGCGTCTTGAGCGGTCAGTGGCAGTACCCACAGGTCCACtttggaggaggggcagggtggCCACCAGGGTACAGGCCTCACCACACATTTCTGGACCTGCATATGTCCCTCTGTGACTCCccgtaaattacttaacctcatcatgccccagtttccttatctgaaaagtCGGCCTCATAACAGTAGCTAGCTTGTAAAGACTGAGTCAGGCATGCCCACAGGAGCTCAGCGACATTGCCCATCACCATCGTCCCTATCAGTAAGGCCCTGGTTGCCTAGCGCAGCCTCCCCCGGAGCCCACCTGCTGCCACCCAGGCCAGCCCGGCCTTTCCCTGCTGGGCGTGCCTGGCCTGCGGCAGCTCACAGGCCTGTCTGGCGCAGGTTCTTCTTCCGCAGCGGGAACATCGAGCACCCAGAAGACAAGCTCTTCAACACGTCTGTGGAGGTGCTGCCCTTCGATGTGAGTGTGAACGCTGTGGGGGTGCCCTGAggcctgcccacccccagccacgGGCTTCAGCCCCTTGATTTTGCCTCCAGAATCCCCAGTCTGACAAGGAGGCCCTGCAGGAGGGCCGCTCAGCCACCCTCCGGTACCCTCGGAGCCCTGACGGCTACCTTCAGATCGGTGAGTGGGGTCAGGCCCGCAGAGGTGTGGGAGAGGCTGGGCGACAGGGGTCTTGGGACGGCCTCTCAGCGctgccctcccccaggctcctTCTACAAGGGTGTGGCGGAGGGTGAGGTGGACCCTGCCTTTGGCCCCCTGGAAGCACTGCGCCTCTCCATCCAGACAGACTCTCCTGTGTGGGTCATCCTGAGCGAGGTGAGgcgaggcggggcggggcagggcgcAGGGAGCTGTTCCGAGTGGCTAGACCAGGGCGGATCTCCTAGgtccgctcccccccccccccccccccactaacCCTGAGCCCGGCTCCTCTAGATTTTCCTGAAAAAGGCCGACTAAGCCCAGGGCTCCTGAGGGTCCACTTCGGCTGGCCATGAAGCCCGAGACATGGGAGGTCGTAGCTGCTGCCCCCTGGAGTGCCAGGCCACGCACCGCCACCCCAGCCCGGGAGGTCCCGTCTGGCGCCCGCTGGCGACCTGGGCTTGCCGCTGGCCCGGAGGCCCCAGGAGCTGGTGCTGCCCCGCGCCGGGCCGCGGCAGAAGTCGGCGGCCCCCACACTGTGCCTGAGGCCGGCCCTGGAGCCAGGCCGGTGGAGAAGAGCTTTTCCCTGGGCGCCTGCTGTCTCCGGCGCGAACACTGGAATGCGTATACTACTTTCTGTgctgtgttttttattcttgGATACATTTGATTTTTTCACGTAAGTCCACATATACTTCTATGAGAGCGTGACTTGTAATAAAGGGTTCATGAAGTACGTGCCTCACATGGGAGCGCCCCACGGCCCCCGCCCGCGGCCATCTCGGCGGCCATGCCACCGAGGGGGACTCGCCCTCTGCGCGGTTTCGCACGTCACCATCTCCCGGGAGTGTCCGGGCCGCCCGGCTGGTCGGTAAGTGGCGGTGGAGCTGCTGCGGAACGAAGTCCGGGCGCCCAAAGCCGCCCTCTCTCCATGAGGACCCCCACCCCCGTGCGTCCCTTAGCTCCCATCATCCCGCCCCAACCTGCGGCGGCCTCTCAAACCAAAGGCGTCTCCCCGCCGCCTcgtccccccttcttcctgggtCTCAGCCCTGTCCTCGTCCACAGCCCCCAAGCCTCGCTCATCTCTCCGCCCCGGGTCTCTGACATATTTTAGGGTCTCCGGCCCATCTGGAggcctttgcacacgctgttACCCTGCTTGGAAAGCTCTCCTCTGCCGGCTCGGCTACAAGTCGCCTCTTTAGGGGCACTCTGTCGACCACCTTCCCAGGGTCCGGTCCCCCGAGGCACCCGGACGTTTCTTTCAGAGCGCCTATCACGACTACACCGACCACCTTCGACGTCCCCATGGCTTCACGGGCAGGGTGCCCCGACACCTATTCTGTTCTAGACGCCCGGGACCGAGGGGTGACAAAATAAAAAGGTCCGTAGTGTTGTGAAGGCCAGGAGACAAGGAATAGGGCGGCTGAGGGTCAGTGGAGGGCAGGCCTCCGAGGAGGGCCACAGGAGATCAGAGCGCTGACCTCGGCGGGAAAGGGTGCCCGCTGGTCGGTCGTGAGCGGGGCGGTAGAGAAGCGGCTCGAGCTCAGGTCCCAGGGAAAGGCCCCTCTCCTTCCGCGCCCGCGCCCCTGCCGCCCCCGGGAAACCCGCCTGGCTGCTGCGACCCCTCCAGGCTCCACAGCCTGCAGGGCGCGAGCCCCTCCAACCCAGAGAGCGCATCCAGGGTCCGGTCACAGGCACTTTAATTCGAGGCTGGAAGGCGGGGGCGAGCACCCCTCCCCCGCCGTCCAGGAGGCCCGGGCTCCCCAGTTCCGCCGACCCGGCGTCCTCCATCTCAGGCCCTGGGCAGCACGGTGCGGAGCCGTCCGAGGAGCGCGGCGCGCAGCGCGGCCGGGACGAAGTGGGCGAGCAGGCCGAGCGCCGCCAGCGCCAGCAGCAGCCAGAGCGCGCGCGCGCTCGCGTACAGCGGGGCCAGCCTGCGGGCGGTGCTCAGCGGGGGCGGGGCTCGGCGGGGCGGGGCTCCGCCGGCCGCTCCCCGAGGGGCCCGCCTCCCGCCGGCCTCCCCGGCCCGCCGTCAAGTCCCGGTCCACGAGCAGCCTGCCCCCGCCCCGCGCTCCCTCCCGGAGCCCCGCCCGGGCCCTCACCTTTGCTGCGGCGAGCGCGCGTAGCCCTGAAAGTAGCGGAGGCGTGCCAACAGGTAGACCAGGCCGCACAGGGCCGCCGCACCTGGgagcggggcgggcggggcgccgTGAGCACGCTGGCGGGCCCCTGGGGCT
The nucleotide sequence above comes from Equus przewalskii isolate Varuska chromosome 13, EquPr2, whole genome shotgun sequence. Encoded proteins:
- the MGAT4B gene encoding alpha-1,3-mannosyl-glycoprotein 4-beta-N-acetylglucosaminyltransferase B isoform X2 gives rise to the protein MRLRNGPFLTLLLFCLCAFLSLSWYAALGGQKGDVVDVYQREFLALRDRLHAAEQESLKRSKELNLVLDEIKRAVSERQALRDGDGNRTWGRLTEDPRLKPWNVSHKHVLHLPTVFHHLPHLLAKESSLQPAVRVGQGRTGVSVVMGIPSVRREVHSYLTDTLHSLISELSPQEKEDSVIVVLIAETDPQYTSVVTENIKALFPTEIHSGLLEVISPSPHFYPDFSRLRESFGDPKERVRWRTKQNLDYCFLMMYAQSKGIYYVQLEDDIVAKPNYLSTMKNFALQQPSDDWMILEFSQLGFIGKMFKSLDLSLIVEFILMFYRDKPIDWLLDHILWVKVCNPEKDAKHCDRQKANLRIRFKPSLFQHVGTHSSLAGKIQKLKDKDFGKQALRKEHVNPPAEVSTSLKTYQHFTLEKAYLREDFFWAFTPAAGDFIRFRFFQPLRLERFFFRSGNIEHPEDKLFNTSVEVLPFDSDKEALQEGRSATLRYPRSPDGYLQIGSFYKGVAEGEVDPAFGPLEALRLSIQTDSPVWVILSEIFLKKAD
- the MGAT4B gene encoding alpha-1,3-mannosyl-glycoprotein 4-beta-N-acetylglucosaminyltransferase B isoform X1: MRLRNGPFLTLLLFCLCAFLSLSWYAALGGQKGDVVDVYQREFLALRDRLHAAEQESLKRSKELNLVLDEIKRAVSERQALRDGDGNRTWGRLTEDPRLKPWNVSHKHVLHLPTVFHHLPHLLAKESSLQPAVRVGQGRTGVSVVMGIPSVRREVHSYLTDTLHSLISELSPQEKEDSVIVVLIAETDPQYTSVVTENIKALFPTEIHSGLLEVISPSPHFYPDFSRLRESFGDPKERVRWRTKQNLDYCFLMMYAQSKGIYYVQLEDDIVAKPNYLSTMKNFALQQPSDDWMILEFSQLGFIGKMFKSLDLSLIVEFILMFYRDKPIDWLLDHILWVKVCNPEKDAKHCDRQKANLRIRFKPSLFQHVGTHSSLAGKIQKLKDKDFGKQALRKEHVNPPAEVSTSLKTYQHFTLEKAYLREDFFWAFTPAAGDFIRFRFFQPLRLERFFFRSGNIEHPEDKLFNTSVEVLPFDPLDFASRIPSLTRRPCRRAAQPPSGTLGALTATFRSAPSTRVWRRVRWTLPLAPWKHCASPSRQTLLCGSS
- the MGAT4B gene encoding alpha-1,3-mannosyl-glycoprotein 4-beta-N-acetylglucosaminyltransferase B isoform X3, whose product is MRLRNGPFLTLLLFCLCAFLSLSWYAALGGQKGDVVDVYQREFLALRDRLHAAEQESLKRSKELNLVLDEIKRAVSERQALRDGDGNRTWGRLTEDPRLKPWNVSHKHVLHLPTVFHHLPHLLAKESSLQPAVRVGQGRTGVSVVMGIPSVRREVHSYLTDTLHSLISELSPQEKEDSVIVVLIAETDPQYTSVVTENIKALFPTEIHSGLLEVISPSPHFYPDFSRLRESFGDPKERVRWRTKQNLDYCFLMMYAQSKGIYYVQLEDDIVAKPNYLSTMKNFALQQPSDDWMILEFSQLGFIGKMFKSLDLSLIVEFILMFYRDKPIDWLLDHILWVKVCNPEKDAKHCDRQKANLRIRFKPSLFQHVGTHSSLAGKIQKLKDKDFGKQALRKEHVNPPAEVSTSLKTYQHFTLEKAYLREDFFWAFTPAAGDFIRFRFFQPLRLERFFFRSGNIEHPEDKLFNTSVEVLPFDNPQSDKEALQEGRSATLRYPRSPDGYLQIGSFYKGVAEGEVDPAFGPLEALRLSIQTDSPVWVILSEIFLKKAD
- the LTC4S gene encoding leukotriene C4 synthase isoform X1, giving the protein MKDEVALLAAVTLLGVLQQGDLGAEALPRVAAAHHRPARVRARLPSPSELQRVLPAVRRHALGRRHLLSRRCGGPVRPGLPVGTPPLLSGLRALAAAKAGPAVRERARALAAAGAGGARPARPLRPGRAARRAPRTAPHRAAQGLRWRTPGRRNWGARASWTAGEGCSPPPSSLELKCL